The following are encoded in a window of Stigmatella erecta genomic DNA:
- a CDS encoding immunity protein Imm33 domain-containing protein encodes MWTSFGHLIFGVHKTRGGSEPRFPRFTDTVTAVPGWEKSERVALARALEPEAGDSGWLIMPPGAVSGVPPEQFPVFELLRRRSELLSAMALPGGWVVEFEEDEILGYGKPG; translated from the coding sequence TTGTGGACATCCTTCGGTCACCTCATCTTCGGTGTCCACAAAACCCGAGGAGGCTCAGAGCCTCGTTTCCCCCGCTTCACCGACACGGTGACGGCGGTGCCGGGCTGGGAGAAGAGCGAGCGGGTGGCGCTGGCGCGTGCGCTGGAACCCGAAGCGGGGGACTCCGGCTGGCTCATCATGCCCCCAGGGGCGGTGAGCGGCGTGCCGCCCGAGCAGTTCCCGGTGTTCGAGCTGCTGCGCCGCCGGTCCGAGCTGCTCTCCGCGATGGCCCTGCCGGGCGGCTGGGTGGTGGAGTTCGAGGAGGACGAAATCCTGGGGTACGGCAAGCCGGGATGA